The window AAGGTCCCTCGAGAGAGAGTTTCCCTCTTTTTATCTTTGAAAATATGAGATAGGATTTCGCTATATTTTTGGTTGGTGATGAATTGGTATCCGCCTGCGATTTCACGCAGTAAAAAACCACCTTCTCTTTCTTGGTAATCAAGTATCAATTCATCCAATAGTTCTCGTGCTTCTGTTTTTTCAATTCCACAAGACTTCGCAAGAGCAGATAATTTGATTGGATCTGAAGACAAAAAGAGAAGTGCCTCAAGAAGGCCCTTTGTATAGTTTCTTTCTTCCAAATTGATCTAAACCTTGACTATTTTGATTTCTCCGAAAACTGCGTGTTGGATCACTTTGCAAACCCGGATTTTAACAACTTCTAATACAGCAAGGAAGGCTGCGACGATTTCTTTTTTTTCTGGTTTGTCATTTTCAAACAAATCCATAAAATGAATTTCGCCCGTTTTTTCTAATAAATTCTGGAGGTAAGCCATTTTATCTTCTACGGAATACTGGGAAACCCCTTCGTAAATTGGGATTTGTTCCTCTTCCTCATTGGAACTTTCCTGTTCCAAAATAGAATTAAAGGCAGAAATCAAGTCCACAAGACTGACATCAAGCCAAACTTCCGTTTCATCTAAAACTTGGTTGGTTTCCCTGGTAAACATCCCGGCGGTCAATCTGTCCAGTTCTGCCAAACGTTGGCCTGCCATTTGGAATTTTTTATGTTCCAATAGTTTATCCACAAGTTCTTTCGGGAGAGGTGGCTCATAGTCTTCTTCTTCAAAACCTGGGTCAGGGAGAAGTGCCTTCGATTTTAAATACACCAAATGGGCGGCCATCACAGCAAACTCAGAGGTAAGCTCGATGGACAAGGATTGACTTGTTCTCAAAAATTGAATGAAATCGGATGTGATACGCGAAAGGGAGACTTCAAAAATATCAACCTTATAACTATCAATCAGAGACCATAAAACCGTTAAAGGTCCTTCAGTCAATCCACCGTCCTGATTTTGCCACCGGACGATGAACTCCGGCGTTTGGGACACGATTTATAAACCTAGTGCTTTAGCAGCTGCTTGTTGCAATCTTTCCGGAGGAAATGGTTTCACAACAAAATCCTTTACACCCATTTTGATTGCCTTAGCTAAAAGGTCTTCTTGTCCAAGTGCAGTCACCATTATGATCTTTGCCGAAGCATCAAATTTAATGATTTCCTTTGTTGCTTCAATCCCATCTTTTTCGCGCATGGTAATGTCCATCGTGACCAAGTCTGGTTTGAGGTTTTTGTATTGTTCAACCGCAATATTACCATTCTCTGCTTCACCTACGATTTCGTGACCCGCTCCAACTAACGCATCTTTAACGAGCGTTCTCATGAATTTTGCATCATCTACAACCAAAATTCTTGCCATTTTAATTCCCTCTCGACTTTAATAATTCTATCATTTTCGGTACTAATTCTTCAACAGGGAGAACAAAATCGATCCCCCCTAGTTCTACTGCAACGCGGTTCATCCCATACACTACAGAAGTTGCTTCATTCTGAGCTAAGGTAATACCACCTTTCGCGTGTATGTTGGATATTGCGTGTGATCTATCTTTTCCCATACCAGTCATGATCATGGACAAAAGGTGATCTGCTCCATATGACTCCACCAAACTATCAAATAAAACCTCTATGGAAGGTCGATGTCCATTGACTTGTTCGGAATGAGTCAGCTCAATGAAACGATCTTTTCCTTTTGAGACGACCTTCATTTGGTAATCACCGGGGGCAATGTAAGCGGTTCCGGAATTCACCAAATCACCCTGTTCTGCTTCTTTCACTTGTATTTTAGACAGAGTATTCAATCTATCAGCAAAAGCCTTCGTAAATCCTGCTGGCATATGTTGCACAACAAAAATAGGCTTTGGAAAATCAGCTGGAATCCCTGCAAAAACGGTTTGTAACGCTTTTGGTCCTCCCGTAGAGGTACCAATACCGATAGCATCTACTTGGATCGGTTTTTGAAAACTTTTATTTATCTGGCGGTCGGTTCGTTCGGGACGAAGGATCGGCTCCAAACTTACCAGTTTCGAATCAGAGAACCCTTTGATTTTTAAGGATAAAACAGCGGCAATGTCTTCTGGGGAAAATTGGTTCCCACTCGATGGTTTTGGGATAAAATCAACGGCACCAAGCTCCAAAGCCTTAAAGGTAGCATCTGCCCCATGTTGGGTGAGAACGGAAAGCATGATGACGTGGCTCGGAAGTTTCTTTTTTTTAATTTCAGCGAGTGCCGTAAGACCGTCCATGATCGGCATTTCAATGTCTAAGACAATAAAATCGGGTTTTAGTTTTTCTGCGAGATCGATGCAGTCCATGCCCGTTTTGCCTGTGGCTATGACGGAAATTTCCTCTTTTTTGGTGAGGGCATCACTTAAAATATTCCTCACAAGAAGTGAGTCATCGATGATCACAACAGTCGGTTTTTTGTTCATGATTTATGAATCAACTCAACTAACTCGTCGAAATCTGGTAAAAATACTAAAACACCAATTAGGTTACTACCTTGGTGATTGAACTCAGTGTGCATGGACAAAAACTTTGTCCTTTCTGGTTTTACGATGTCGACTACTTCCATAAAACTTCCAGTGATCATCTCTGGGACAGATGGTAAAATTTCCTTTTTTAGTTTGTTGGAAAGCGAATTCATCACACTCGAACAAACTATATTGGAAATTTCGGACAATACAGACATCATATCATCAGACAATTTATGATTGTTGCCATCTGCATATTTGGCTTCTTCCGATCCGAGCAGTTCTTTCGCAATTTCTGAACCGTTTTCTTCCGAAAACATCATCAGTAAATTTCCATTTAAATCCCCAGTCATTCGGATTTTCATTCCAAAAAACTGATCCATGGAATACCGAAATTCTTTTGCCAAACCATCTCGGTCGGTTAATTTAATTTCTGGGATAAATAATTCGACTTCTTTGCCAACTAACTGAGACAAAACGACACCCGCATTCATCATACCCGTATTGACAATGTTTTCCAATTTTTTGATATCTTTGGAAGACATGATTTGATTGATCTCATCAGAATTCAGTGCAGCTACTTGGTTTAACCTTTCTTCTTTCTGCTCAACAAATCCTTTGATGATTTCTGCTGCCTGTTCCCTTTCCGTCTGTTTTACGTTGTCAATTTTGGCAACATCAGCCAATCGATGGATTTCATCCGTTTTATGATCCAGGACAAGTGTCGCTGTTGTTGTTTCCGTCGTTGTCGAATGGTCTTCAGAATGTCCATTCACTGTGGTTTCTTTTTTGGAAACTTCTGTTGTAATTTTTTGATTGGTAACAGGTTCTTCTGTGTACACTTCTTCTTTTGGCACAATGATATGTTTTTCGATTTTGTGTTTTTCTTTTTTGGTACGAGATTTGTCTTTTGCTCGTAACTCAATCAATTTCGCGTTATATCGATTGGTTGGATGGTTTGATTTAAATATATATTCAGAATCAGACATCTCAAGGGAACGAATCGTTGAGGAACGTTTCATCATCTCACCTGACACGAGTTTGTCTGTCCAATCCACTTTGTCTGCTGCGATTTCGACAAGTCCAGGGATATCCAATACCAAAATGATGGTTCCGTCTCCCATGATCGTGGCACCTGTTAAACCTTGTACGTCCTTAAAATTTTTACCTAAAGATTTGATGACCGTTTCGTGTTTTCCAATGAGGTCATCCACCATAAAACCTAGTTTGCGAGTTTTGTAGTTTACGATGACAACTGGAACTTCCAACATTTCTTGTTTGTCAGCAAGTCCCAATATACGATTCAAACGGTAGATAGGTAAAACCTCTCCTCGTAAATTGATGATTTCGTGGCCTTCCAAAGTGGTGATTTGGTCCAAATTGACCTTGATGGTTTCGGATACTTCTGATAATGGGAAGGCATACACCTCTTCTTCCATGATCACAAGGATCGAAGGAATGATGGCAAGTGCTTGTGGGAAAGATAGGGTAAAGGATGATCCTTTTCCTTCTTCTGAATGGATGATGATTTTTCCTTTGAATTCTTCGATGAGTTTGTTTACCACATTCATCCCAACCCCTCGACCAGAGATGTCAGAGATTTTGTCTGCTGTGGAAAAACCAGGAGCAAAAATAAACTGAAAGATATCGGATTCAGAAAGGTTTTGTGAATCGGCTTCTGTGACTAACCCACGTTCGATGGCTTTTTGTAGGATTTTATTTTTACTCAGTCCCTTACCATCATCGCGAATTTCCACAAGGATATTGGAACCACCTTGGTAGGCATTGAGTTCGACAGTTCCCTCTTCCGACTTTCCTGCTAGTTTTCGTTCTTCAGGAGATTCAATTCCATGGTCCACAGAATTCCGAATGAGATGGATGAGTGGTTCTCCAATGGCATCAATGACCTTTTTATCAAGTTCTGTATTCTCACCACGTAAGACCAAATTGACCTGTTTTCCAGTCTCGAGTGATAAATCCCGAATGAGTCTCGTGAATCGATTGAACACCGATCCAATCGGAACCATTCGGATGTTCATGATTCCTGTTTGTAAGTCTTTCGAAATCCGATTGATTTGGTCAATTTTCCCTTTGAGTTCATTAAATAGAGAGTCTTCACCGAACTGAGCCACCAAATCATCATAGATCTTTTGGAAACCTGAGTTTGTGATGACAAGTTCCCCCACATTGTTCATGAGTTGGTCGAGTTTGTCTGAGGAAACTTTGATGGTTCGCATCACAACCTTGGAATCGGTAACTGCTTTATCAAAATTGGCAGACCCTTTGGTTGGAACTTTCTCTTCTGTATCAATTGAACTGGATACTTTCGAATTAGATTCTTTCACAGAACTCTCTGCACGTTTTTCAAGTGCTTCCATTTCTGTCTCGGGGATATTGATTTCTTGGACGGAAAGTGTTTCCACCATATCAATATTACATTGTGTATACAATTCATCTTTTGAATATTTGGTTACTGTAATAAACGAAAGTGCGTAACTACCTTGTCCATTGTCCAAAGCTTCCTCAGTTGGATTGCATTTGATCACAACTCCAGACTGGGTGACTGATTGCAAAATCAATAACAATCGAAGATTTTGCATCGGCGTGTCATTTTTTAAACGTAAATCAACGGAAAATGCAGAGAGTCCGTCTTCTTCCTTGATCGCCATTCTGATTTCAGAAATTTCTTCTTCTGATAAATTGCCAAAAGATTCCGCATGATTCCCAACAACTTGTTTTGTTCCACTCGCTTGTGTCACTGTTTTTGTTGTAGCAGTGGTTGGTCCACCACCTCCAGAAACGGACACTTCATAATCCTGTAATTTTTGGATCATGTCTGTGAAAGGAGTTTCCACCTTCACTCCATTGGCAACTCCTTCTATCACTTGTTTGATCAAATCAAAACATTCGAAGAGTAAGTTTACCAATTTTACATTGATTTCTAAACTCCCTTCTCGGATTTTTTGGAGAAGGTTTTCCATTGTATGAGCTAAGTCAGATAAATTGTATAAACCAACAAAAGCGGATGAACTTTTTAAAGAGTGAGCCGCTCGAAAGATATCATTAATGATTTCTGGATTTTCGTGATCTTTTTCGAGTTTCACCAAATTGGAATTGAGTTCTTCAATTTGATCCTCGGACTCTTCCAGGAAAACTTCTGTGTATTCGCCTAAAATTCCAGCCAATGTCGTATCCCTTTTCCCTTACTTTGTGGATGAAACAAAATCAACGATTTGTTCCAAGTCCAAATTCAAAATCAAATGATCCTCGAATCGTGATACCGATTCAACCATCTTACTATAGTTTAACGACAAGTCATCCGTTGTATAACTGATATAATCCTTTTGGATTTTTACGACTTGTTTGACTTCATCGACTAAAATCCCTATGCGTTTCTCATCTAACATGACAACAACGATTCGCGAAATGGGATGGATGTCTGAATCGGTGGAGTGGAATCTTTTTTTCAAATCCACAATGGGAATGATCTCTCCACGAAGGTTGATCACACCTAATATATAATCATCCACATTGGGTATCCGAGTGATGAGAACAGGTTTTAAAATTTCATGGACAAGAAGCAATCGGATCCCAAAGAATTCCCTTTCAATGGTAAACGTAAGAAATTGTTCAAGGTCTCCCAAATCAGACTCTTGTTCCATTTTGGTCTTTTCAGCAAGGGATGTGAGAAGTTTTTCTTGGTCCATATTCTACCTGGAATCGTGTCAGAATCCTACGTGGATTCAATCGAAAAACGAAAGAATCTGAAATTCCGTAATCATTTTTCCGACTTTTGCATCGTGCTCTTCGTATAAGAATGGGACGGGAAAAAATTTAGAAAAACTAAAGCCAATGGATTTCTTTTGTATCGATTCTGAAGTTAAAATGCGATCATAATACCCACCACCACGTCCGAGTCGGTACCCGTTTTGATGGTAACCAAGGGCTGGTACGAGGATCAAATCCGCTTCTTCTACGGATATCTCCTCATCTCCTAACGGTTCCCACATTCCATAGGCGCCTTTTTCAAACGTGAAAGGCCGGATGAATCGTAGTCCTTTGTCTGTTTCGATTTTTGGAAAGTACCATTTGGCAGAATGGCGGAGTTCAATGAATCCTGTTGGCCTTGGCAAAGGAGAAGATTCCACAACAGGTAAAACATCGACTTCGAAGCGAAGGTCTGGAACATAAGTGATGATTTTGGATTTCCCTTGTAAGAGTGGGAACAATCGTTTCAGAATGCCAGCTTCTAACTCTTCTCTGTCTGTGAGTTTGGCGATATTTGTTTTTAGAATTTCCCTTGCGTCTTTTTTTGCAATTGGATTCAAAAATGATCCCCGATGATCCCCTCTTCCAAGAGAGTTATGATCTTTTTGGTTCTTTCTTCAAGTTCTGGATTTTCGTTTGCTTTCGCTGTGATATCTCGCATTTGGAAAAGTTCGTCGGCAAGGTTTAAGGCACAAAGCACTGCCAATTTGGTTTTTGAGGCATTGGGTAAAACTTTTCCAAGTTCCAATAAGCGAGATTCCACATAATCAGCCACTTCAGAGATATAACCCGAAGAGGCTTCACCAACGATTGTATATGTCTCACCAAATATTTGTTTGGTTATTTTTTGAGATTTTGGGGCAGATTCTGCCATATCTTTTATTTAGGATCGTCTTCTATGATGAGAAAATCATCATCATCGTCGGCATCAAAAACACTGATCGCTTCGTCTTCATCATCAATGATGATATCATCATCCTCATCAATTTCCACAGTAGGAACTTCATCTTCTGATTCCACAATCAGTTCTTCCTTTTCAAAAGAAGCAGAGGCAGGTGTTTTTTCTAACACTTCTTCTGCTTGGAATTCGGATTCGTCTTCATCAAGTAAAATGATTTCATCATCGTCTTCTGTGGTTAAACTAGGGGTGGCAACGGCTGCAGAAGCGGCAACTGGAGCTACATCAGCACTAACGTCCGTTGGAGGGAGCGGTGCTTTCGGAGTGGAACTTCCTGTTGTGGGGAGTCCATCCAATCTTCCGAGGAGTTGGTGCACTTTGGATTCGAGTAAACCTTCTCTCTCTTTGAGTTGGTTTAATTCGTCCGTCGCTTCTTGGAGTTGTGAGCGCAGAGTTTTTAATTCGCGTTCTTTTTCCTCCATTGCGAGCTTCATTTGGTCGTTTTCCGCGCGAAGGGACTCGTTTTCCGTCTCTCTAGGCGTGCGTTTTCTGTTCTTAGGTCTTGGATTAACTCCAAAGCCTTAACAACTTTACTTTCTAGCTCTTCAATGGTTTCTATTTTTAACATGATAACAATCCGATGGAATAGAATAGACGAGCTATTCCATTCCAATCAAGCACTAATTTACTTAGCGACTTTGGTTTTTTCGACGATGGCGTTGAATACTTCTTTGTGGTTGTAGGCAAGATCAGCCAATGTCTTACGGTCTAAATTGATTCCGTGTGTTTTGAGTGCGTGGATGAACTTTGAGTAGGACATTCCGTTTTCTCTCACAGCAGCATTAATACGCGTAATCCAAAGTTTGCGAAATTCGGACTTTTTCTTTCTACGGTCACGGTATGCCCATTGACCTGCTTTCATCACAGCAGACTTTGCTGTTCTGAAAAGTTTAGAACGTCCGCCTCTAAAACCTTTTGCTTTAGCGAGTACTTTTTTTCTACGATTTTTATGAATGGTTCCGTTGACTGCGCGTGGCATCGTTTAACCTCCGTAAGGTAGAAGTTTTTCTACACGGTTATAATCGGTTTCATGGATGACGTGCATTCCACGGCTTTGGTGTTTCATCTTAGGAGATTTTTTCTCTAAGATATGTCTTCGGAACGCACAACCACGTTTGATTTTACCAGATTTGGTAAACTTAAAACGTTTGGCTGCTGCCCTATTTGTCTTCAGCTTATACATAGTTGTTTTTATCCTTTAGGTTTTTCACCAATTGGGTTCATCACGACCACTATCGTCTTTCCGTCGTGTACCGGCATTTTTTCGGGAGAGGCATGCTCTTTTAGGTCCTCGACAAACCGGTTAACAATATTCATTCCAATTTCAGAGTGAACCATCTCTCTGCCTCGGAATCGAAGTGTCACTTTTACCTTATCACCCTTTTGCAAGAATTCTAAAGCATGACGCTTCTTAATCTCGAAGTCATGGTTATCAATCCGCGGGCGGATTTTAATTTCTTTCACCGTGACTACGTGTTGTTTCTTTTTCGCTTCTTTCGTTTTTTTCAGAAGTTCGAATTTGTATTTTCCAAAATCGATCAGCTTACAGACGTGAACATCTTGGTCACCCGAGACTTCCACCAAATCAAGGTTAGCTTCTTTAGCTCTTCTCAGAGCTTCGTCCAGAGTAACGATATCGGACCCTTCGTCAGAGACGAGCCGGATCGATGCTACATTGGTAATTTGTTCGTTAATTCTGATGTGGGCGAATTTATCTTGGTTTGGGTTCCCTCTAGGGTTGGGCCGTTTCTGCATTCAGTCTCCGAAATTTCTTTCAATTTCCAATTTCGGATGAAAATCGAGGCATGCAAGTACATTTCTTATGAATTGCCCTACTTCTCCTACTAAAGCGTACCAGTAGGTCCTTCCCAGACCACATATTCGATGGAAAGGGATTCGGAATCGAGAATTTCAGGCAAAATCGGGACAAGAGAGACGTATTCTCCGTGGTTTCCCATCCCCATACAAGAACCACCATGGCAAATTCTGCCAGATCCATCATAGAGAACATATTGGATGAGGTTGTCCCATTTTGTTTCGTTTGCACTTGGGTCTGTGGATGTGACGAGAGCAAGGAATTGGAATCTTTGGTTTTCCCTCCGTTCCAAACGAAACCGAAGCCGATTTTCTTTGGTGAGGGGTTCTGTTGCATAGAGAAGTTCCCCCTTCCCAGGGTTCCATTTTTGGAAACCATGGATGCCAACGACATGCCCAGCGCGTTTCCATTCTTTTTTGAATTCTTTTTTGTTCGGTTTGGATTGGATTGGTGGTTTTTCTTCCCCCATCCTTGTTTGGATTTCACAACCAGTGACCGTGATGCGCATTGTCACACGCGCGATTTCAGAAACTGGAAAAGGAAATCGACTCCAAAGCCCAGGCACATCATACCGCTCCCAAGCTTGGACACAGTGTTCGGACGTTTGGCAAGATAAAAGACGATCAGCGGCATCATAGAACGCAGCCACCACATAAAGAGAGACTGGTTTTTGTCCTAAGTTTTGGCCACCTGTGATGACAATGTTCGGACAGTCAAAGTGAACATCCCTTCCCAATCCATCCACAAATTGCATCCGACTGACTTTCCAACCCAAAGTCACACCTTCGGTGATGGGTATTTCCATCATTGCAATGGCATCATACGCATCACAGACGTCATACGGTGGGTGTATCGGTAGATCCAGATAAAGAGTTTCTGGTTCCCTTATCGTAGGATATGCTTGGCTCTTGGACACTGGAAGGAATCGTAAAGCCCTACCAGTGTTAGTCAAGAAATTTCTTTAGTTGAGTTCACCTTTGAGTAAA of the Leptospira biflexa serovar Patoc strain 'Patoc 1 (Paris)' genome contains:
- a CDS encoding segregation and condensation protein A — protein: MSQTPEFIVRWQNQDGGLTEGPLTVLWSLIDSYKVDIFEVSLSRITSDFIQFLRTSQSLSIELTSEFAVMAAHLVYLKSKALLPDPGFEEEDYEPPLPKELVDKLLEHKKFQMAGQRLAELDRLTAGMFTRETNQVLDETEVWLDVSLVDLISAFNSILEQESSNEEEEQIPIYEGVSQYSVEDKMAYLQNLLEKTGEIHFMDLFENDKPEKKEIVAAFLAVLEVVKIRVCKVIQHAVFGEIKIVKV
- a CDS encoding response regulator, producing the protein MARILVVDDAKFMRTLVKDALVGAGHEIVGEAENGNIAVEQYKNLKPDLVTMDITMREKDGIEATKEIIKFDASAKIIMVTALGQEDLLAKAIKMGVKDFVVKPFPPERLQQAAAKALGL
- a CDS encoding protein-glutamate methylesterase/protein-glutamine glutaminase, whose amino-acid sequence is MNKKPTVVIIDDSLLVRNILSDALTKKEEISVIATGKTGMDCIDLAEKLKPDFIVLDIEMPIMDGLTALAEIKKKKLPSHVIMLSVLTQHGADATFKALELGAVDFIPKPSSGNQFSPEDIAAVLSLKIKGFSDSKLVSLEPILRPERTDRQINKSFQKPIQVDAIGIGTSTGGPKALQTVFAGIPADFPKPIFVVQHMPAGFTKAFADRLNTLSKIQVKEAEQGDLVNSGTAYIAPGDYQMKVVSKGKDRFIELTHSEQVNGHRPSIEVLFDSLVESYGADHLLSMIMTGMGKDRSHAISNIHAKGGITLAQNEATSVVYGMNRVAVELGGIDFVLPVEELVPKMIELLKSRGN
- a CDS encoding chemotaxis protein CheW codes for the protein MAGILGEYTEVFLEESEDQIEELNSNLVKLEKDHENPEIINDIFRAAHSLKSSSAFVGLYNLSDLAHTMENLLQKIREGSLEINVKLVNLLFECFDLIKQVIEGVANGVKVETPFTDMIQKLQDYEVSVSGGGGPTTATTKTVTQASGTKQVVGNHAESFGNLSEEEISEIRMAIKEEDGLSAFSVDLRLKNDTPMQNLRLLLILQSVTQSGVVIKCNPTEEALDNGQGSYALSFITVTKYSKDELYTQCNIDMVETLSVQEINIPETEMEALEKRAESSVKESNSKVSSSIDTEEKVPTKGSANFDKAVTDSKVVMRTIKVSSDKLDQLMNNVGELVITNSGFQKIYDDLVAQFGEDSLFNELKGKIDQINRISKDLQTGIMNIRMVPIGSVFNRFTRLIRDLSLETGKQVNLVLRGENTELDKKVIDAIGEPLIHLIRNSVDHGIESPEERKLAGKSEEGTVELNAYQGGSNILVEIRDDGKGLSKNKILQKAIERGLVTEADSQNLSESDIFQFIFAPGFSTADKISDISGRGVGMNVVNKLIEEFKGKIIIHSEEGKGSSFTLSFPQALAIIPSILVIMEEEVYAFPLSEVSETIKVNLDQITTLEGHEIINLRGEVLPIYRLNRILGLADKQEMLEVPVVIVNYKTRKLGFMVDDLIGKHETVIKSLGKNFKDVQGLTGATIMGDGTIILVLDIPGLVEIAADKVDWTDKLVSGEMMKRSSTIRSLEMSDSEYIFKSNHPTNRYNAKLIELRAKDKSRTKKEKHKIEKHIIVPKEEVYTEEPVTNQKITTEVSKKETTVNGHSEDHSTTTETTTATLVLDHKTDEIHRLADVAKIDNVKQTEREQAAEIIKGFVEQKEERLNQVAALNSDEINQIMSSKDIKKLENIVNTGMMNAGVVLSQLVGKEVELFIPEIKLTDRDGLAKEFRYSMDQFFGMKIRMTGDLNGNLLMMFSEENGSEIAKELLGSEEAKYADGNNHKLSDDMMSVLSEISNIVCSSVMNSLSNKLKKEILPSVPEMITGSFMEVVDIVKPERTKFLSMHTEFNHQGSNLIGVLVFLPDFDELVELIHKS
- a CDS encoding chemotaxis protein CheW; the protein is MDQEKLLTSLAEKTKMEQESDLGDLEQFLTFTIEREFFGIRLLLVHEILKPVLITRIPNVDDYILGVINLRGEIIPIVDLKKRFHSTDSDIHPISRIVVVMLDEKRIGILVDEVKQVVKIQKDYISYTTDDLSLNYSKMVESVSRFEDHLILNLDLEQIVDFVSSTK
- a CDS encoding 5-formyltetrahydrofolate cyclo-ligase encodes the protein MNPIAKKDAREILKTNIAKLTDREELEAGILKRLFPLLQGKSKIITYVPDLRFEVDVLPVVESSPLPRPTGFIELRHSAKWYFPKIETDKGLRFIRPFTFEKGAYGMWEPLGDEEISVEEADLILVPALGYHQNGYRLGRGGGYYDRILTSESIQKKSIGFSFSKFFPVPFLYEEHDAKVGKMITEFQILSFFD
- a CDS encoding cell division protein ZapA, producing MAESAPKSQKITKQIFGETYTIVGEASSGYISEVADYVESRLLELGKVLPNASKTKLAVLCALNLADELFQMRDITAKANENPELEERTKKIITLLEEGIIGDHF
- the rplT gene encoding 50S ribosomal protein L20 is translated as MPRAVNGTIHKNRRKKVLAKAKGFRGGRSKLFRTAKSAVMKAGQWAYRDRRKKKSEFRKLWITRINAAVRENGMSYSKFIHALKTHGINLDRKTLADLAYNHKEVFNAIVEKTKVAK
- the rpmI gene encoding 50S ribosomal protein L35, coding for MYKLKTNRAAAKRFKFTKSGKIKRGCAFRRHILEKKSPKMKHQSRGMHVIHETDYNRVEKLLPYGG
- the infC gene encoding translation initiation factor IF-3, whose translation is MQKRPNPRGNPNQDKFAHIRINEQITNVASIRLVSDEGSDIVTLDEALRRAKEANLDLVEVSGDQDVHVCKLIDFGKYKFELLKKTKEAKKKQHVVTVKEIKIRPRIDNHDFEIKKRHALEFLQKGDKVKVTLRFRGREMVHSEIGMNIVNRFVEDLKEHASPEKMPVHDGKTIVVVMNPIGEKPKG